One uncultured Carboxylicivirga sp. genomic window, TTAATTATTTCTTCAAAATATTGCTGAACCATTTTGTGTAGTATCATTTGATTCACTTCAGAAATAGCTTCTCCTTTTTGCTTAAGCCATTCAGTTAATTTCTCATAAGCTGGTACTAACAGGGCTGTAATATAGTGTCGGCTATCTCCAATTATACAAACTTGTTCAATCATTTCACTTTTAGATAAGAGAAGTTCAATTTTTTGAGGTGATATATATTTACCGGTAGATGTTTTTATAATGTCTTTAATTCGTTCTGACATATAAAGTTGGTTGTTTCCCGGTAGTTGTCCCTGGTCGCCTGTATGATACCATCCATCAATTAATACTTCGTTGGTTAGATTAGGTTTTTTATAATAACCTTTAAATATGGTGTCGCCTTTAACAAGAATCATATTGTCTTCCGATATTTTCACCTCTATATCTGGCATGATTTCGCCAGTGTAATTAAAGTCATATTTATCACTTCTCATGCATGATACAGTCGCCAATGTTTCTGTAGCGCCGTAACCGTAATTTACAAATATGCCCAAAGCGTGAAAAAAGCGTTTTAATTCAGGTGTCATTGCTGCACCAGAACAAGGCATGAATTTAATCTGGTTGCCAAAGAATTTTCTGATTTTAGAAAAGACCAGTTTATCAGCAATAGAATGTTTAATCGCTAACAGGCATGGTGCTTTTATATTATCTTTTTGATAATCAATGTATTTATGACCAACAGCAATTGACCAGTTGAATATTCTTTTTTTAATAGTACTACCTTCTTCTGATACAGAGATGATTCGATCATATACTTTTTCAAAAAATCGGGGCACAACACACATTACCGTGGGTTTTACAATCGGAAGTTCTTTTGTAATCTTCTTCGGGTCTGTATTGTAAACATTTGTTCCACCTGAATATAAAAGGAAGTAAGTCCAGCCGCGTTCAAATATGTGGCTTAAGGGTAAAAAACATAAGGAAATATCAGTGTCATCAACAGGAAGCCTTTTTTTGTGTATTCTGAATGATGCCATAAAATTACTGTGATCCAGCATGACTCCTTTGGGTTCGCCTGTTGTTCCTGAAGTGTATATAATGGTAGCTAAATCGCTTGATTGTGCACTGTTTAATCTTTCAGTGAATTCAGTTTGTGTTCGACTCGAATAATTTGAGTTAATGATTGTCTCCAATTCAATTACACGATCAACTGTTTGTTCAGAACAATTAAAGGTAATGATCAATTCTAACGAGCATGTTTCAATATTTAACAGAGGAAGTGCTTTTTGAAGTTGTTCTTCATCGCCAATGAATAGTATCTTCATTTCCGTTTCATTGATGATGTATTCGAGTTGTTGTGTAGTTGAGGTGGAGTAGAAGGGAACTACCACACATCGGCAGGATAATATGGCTAAATCTGCAATTGTCCATTGTGGACAGTTATAACTAAATATTCCAATATTATCCTGAATGTTAACGCCACAATTTAATAGAAAGGATGCTATAATTTCAGATTGGTTCTTAAATGTTCTCCAGTTAATTGAATGATAGGTATTTTCAATTTTGTACCTGAATACTTCCCTCAGATTATATTTTTCAGCTCTATTACGCAGCATGTGTGCGATATGTTCATCAATCATATATTTCCCCCTATTTTGTTGCAGGAGAGTGTTTCCATCTTTTGTGAGACCATAACCAGTTTTCCGGTTTTGCAATTATGATTTCCTCCAGTTTTTTAGCATAACGCTTTGTCAACTCTCCATCCTCTAAAGCGCTGGGATTATTACTTAAATCTGTTAATTCAACTGTATAATATCCCCTTTTAATTCGTTGAATGTTAATGTAAATAACAGGGTAATTATTAGCTTTTGCATGTTTCTCTACCCCATGAAGAAAGGCTGTTCTTTGTCCTAAGAACTTAATCCAGTAGGCATGTTTTAATTGTTTTACTGATGGGCTTTGATCGGCAGCCATCAGATAAACGCATGGTTTATTTTTGTTTGCTTCAAATGTTTTCGAAGTTTCGTAAATGGAAACCAATTCAGTTCCGCATCTTGATCGGCTTTTAAGAATTGCTTTATTAATAATCTTATTTCTAATGGGTTTGTAAAATGCAATATACCTGTATGGTGTTTGCACTCCAGCTGATACGCTTCCCCATTCCCAATTATTATAATGGGCAGTAACTCCAATTACGCTTTGACCGTTTTGCAGATACTTATCTAATAATTCAGGGTTAAGTATTTTATGCCGTTTAGCGATGGCTGATTTTCTTAAAGTGAATGTTTTAAGACTTTCTGCCAGATTATCTGCCAGGTTTTGGTAAGTAAGTTTAATCAACTTATTTATTTCTTTATCAGGTTTATCAGGAAATACTCTTTTAAGGTTTGACTGAATAACTTTTTGCCTGTATTTAATCCAGTTTCCTAAAACTATCCTGGTAAAATCAGAAAAAAGATAAAGAATAAAAAATGGCGTTATACCAATTAATGCAATAAAAAAATAGAATAATCCCCCGAAAATGACATTCATATATTGATATGAATAATAATTAATAAGCGTAATTTAATGACGCAAAATAATGAATTATCTTCAAAGTAGGATGTTCATTTATCCCAAATAGCCTTATTTCCACTTATATTGCATTTGTTTATATTGTCCTGGCGACATATTAAATTCTTTTTTAAAGCTTTTAATGAAATATGAGCTGCTGTTAAATCCAACCTGATATGCAATTTCGGCAATCTGTAAATCTGTTGAAATAAGTTTTATGGCTCCTTCTTTCAAGCGAATGGTTCTGATGAAATCTGATGTTGATTTACCAGTTAAAGCCTTTAGTTTTCGATGAAGATTGCTACGACTCATATTCAATTCATTACCAAGTTCAATAACTCCAAATGTTTCGTCAGCCATATTTGCCTTTACAATTTCAAGTGCTTTTGTAACAAATTTTTCATCAATACCACTTGACGTTACTTCGGAAGGTACAATGATAGAATTACCGGTAAATAATTCTTTTAGTTTTTCCCGACTATGCAGCAGGTTCTCAATGTAAGCAATTAGTAAATCAGGATTGAAGGGTTTAGGCAAATAAGCATCAGCTCCAATAGATATACCTTCGATTCTGTTTTCAACTGAACTTTTGGCCGAAAGCATAATAACCGGTATGTGGCTGGTTTGGATATCATTTTTAACTAATTGGCATAATTCAATTCCATTCAACTTAGGCATCATCACGTCGGTAATTATTAAATCTACTGAACGGTTAAGAATTGATTTATGCGCCTGTTCTCCATCATAAGCCTTAATAATATTGTAATGATTGCGAAGAATGCTGTTTAAATAATTAATCACCTCTCCATTATCATCGATTATTATTAATGTATATTTATGTTTTACCTCTTTATAGGGTTCAGAATTGGGTGTTGGGTTGACTATGGCAAGAGGCACTTCAAAGTGTTTTTGATTGTTTTGTGATTCTTTTTCTCTTTTGTCTATTAGAAAGGGAATTGAAGCGGTAAAAGTGGTTCCAATTCCTTTTTCTGACTTCACATTTAGAGTGCCACCATGTAACTTTACCAAAGATTTGGCTAAAGGTAGACCGATGCCGGTACCAGGTTTATGTTTGTGTATACCTTGATTAAATTGTTTGTATTGTTCGAAGACTTTATCAGGATTATCGGCTTGTATACCTGGTCCATCATCAATAACTTCTATAAGCAAGCAATTACTATCCACTTTGCCATCACATTTTTCAACACTTATAGACAGAATTACCTCTCCATTTTCTTTACCATATTTAAAAGCATTTGATAGGAGGTTGTATATTACTTTTTCAATAACATCTTCATCAAATTGAATAACAAGATTTTCGATATCTGTTTTGATTTTGAAGTCTATTTTCTGTTCACTAGCCATGTATGAAAAAGCTTGAGCTGAATCTTTTATAAACGAAATAATATCTCCTGTTGTAACATTTAATTCCATTGAGCCGGTTTCAACTTTTCTGAAATCCATCACCTGGTTTATTAAACGTAAAAGAAGGTTGGTGTTTTTATGCATAATCACAAAGAGCTCCTTGTCATCGTTATCCAGGGTCAGTCTCTTTCGAAGGGCTTCCAAAGGGCCAGCAATTAAGGTTAATGGCGTACGGAATTCATGAGAGATGTTGGTGAAAAATTGAAGACGCATCTGGTTGAGCTCCTTAATGCGCTGACTTTCCATAGATTCAAATTGAAGTTTTCTTTTTAAATCAATCCAAAGAATAGAATAACGAATATAGGCATAAATGATAATGCCCAGAGTAAGAAAATAGGCAAGAAAGGCATACCATCTTTTCCACCATGGTGCTAATACTTTAATGTGAAGTATCGTTTCTGAATGACTCCAGATACCATCATTATTGGCTGCTTTAACCCTGAAAGTGTAATTACCTGGTTTCAAATTATTGTATTTGGCAATACGGTTTGTAGAATTTTCACTCCAGCTTTCAGAAGAGTTTTCTAACAGGTAGCTATAGGTGTTTTTTTCTGAATAGTAGTTGATGGCCACGAATTCAATTCCAAAATTATTTTGTTTGTGATTTAGTACCAATTCTTTAGTATCAGCAATGTTTTTAGTCAACGGACTATTAGCACTACCTACTTTTACGGGTACATTATTAATCAGTAGGTTGGTCAACTGAACATTAGGAACATAAGCATTTTCTTTTGTAATGTTAGGATTGAAATAATTTAAACCTTTAACACTTCCAGCAAATATCAGATCAGAATCGGTTATCATCAAAGTGTTGAAAGCACTGCCAATCAATCCATCCCGATTATCAAAATTCTGGAAACGTCCTGTTTTTATATCGTATTTTGATATTCCTCCCTGGGTGGCAATCCATATCCGATTGTTGTTATCTTGTTTGATATCATAAACCTGTTCTTGTGCCAATCCATCTTTTATGCCTAGTTCATTAAAAGTGCCATTGGGGGGATCGATAATAATGACTCCACCGCCGTTTGTGCCAAGCCACATGTTGCCATCACGACTCTCATTAATGGTTAATATTGCATTCTTGCCAACGCCACTATTGTTGATCTCATCAAATAGCCAGCGCTTATATTGTTTGGTTTGATAGTACCATACATATACTCCATTACTGGTCCCAATCCATAAATTGTTTTTAGAGTCAACTTTTAAGCTTAGTATATAATCATTTAAGACATAGCCTAAAGCGGGAAATATTTCTTTTAAAGGTTTGAACTCTTTTGATTGAATATCAAAATTAAAAAGACCATTCCCAAGTGTACCTACCCAAAGCTGGTTAGCTTCCTGTTGGCCGATTGACCATACCGATAAATAAAGTTCTTCATTTTTAGTAGGTTCAATTGGATTGTATGAGTTAAAATTACCGTTTGAAGGGTTGAATAAAGCTAATCCACCACCATAAGTACCCAACCAGATGTTACCTTTTATATCTTCAAACAATCGTTTAATAACATTACTTTTCAGGTTTGAGCTTAGTTGAGTATACCTCTTAAATTTTCCACTATTTATTTCAAAAAGGTTTAGACCTCCACCATCAGTTCCAATCCATATTCTATCCTTATTGTCCTGCAGCAGCGATATCACAGCATCTTCACTCAGGCTGGAAGGATTATTCGGTTCATTGGTAAAATAGGTAAAGCGGTTTCGGTCCAGGTTCAACAATCTGATTCCTTTACCTATGGTTCCTATCCAATATAAACCATTTCCATCAACATATACTGTATAAACGGCTTTGGTATCGAGTCCCCTGAATGCTTTTGCCAGTTCAGTGTTATA contains:
- a CDS encoding long-chain fatty acid--CoA ligase is translated as MIDEHIAHMLRNRAEKYNLREVFRYKIENTYHSINWRTFKNQSEIIASFLLNCGVNIQDNIGIFSYNCPQWTIADLAILSCRCVVVPFYSTSTTQQLEYIINETEMKILFIGDEEQLQKALPLLNIETCSLELIITFNCSEQTVDRVIELETIINSNYSSRTQTEFTERLNSAQSSDLATIIYTSGTTGEPKGVMLDHSNFMASFRIHKKRLPVDDTDISLCFLPLSHIFERGWTYFLLYSGGTNVYNTDPKKITKELPIVKPTVMCVVPRFFEKVYDRIISVSEEGSTIKKRIFNWSIAVGHKYIDYQKDNIKAPCLLAIKHSIADKLVFSKIRKFFGNQIKFMPCSGAAMTPELKRFFHALGIFVNYGYGATETLATVSCMRSDKYDFNYTGEIMPDIEVKISEDNMILVKGDTIFKGYYKKPNLTNEVLIDGWYHTGDQGQLPGNNQLYMSERIKDIIKTSTGKYISPQKIELLLSKSEMIEQVCIIGDSRHYITALLVPAYEKLTEWLKQKGEAISEVNQMILHKMVQQYFEEIIKNIQKELPSHEQVVKFALLPEPFSIENGMLTNSLKVRRKLVISHYNDLIDSLY
- a CDS encoding lysophospholipid acyltransferase family protein, yielding MNVIFGGLFYFFIALIGITPFFILYLFSDFTRIVLGNWIKYRQKVIQSNLKRVFPDKPDKEINKLIKLTYQNLADNLAESLKTFTLRKSAIAKRHKILNPELLDKYLQNGQSVIGVTAHYNNWEWGSVSAGVQTPYRYIAFYKPIRNKIINKAILKSRSRCGTELVSIYETSKTFEANKNKPCVYLMAADQSPSVKQLKHAYWIKFLGQRTAFLHGVEKHAKANNYPVIYINIQRIKRGYYTVELTDLSNNPSALEDGELTKRYAKKLEEIIIAKPENWLWSHKRWKHSPATK
- a CDS encoding two-component regulator propeller domain-containing protein, whose product is MNELNRRFFITFLLVSILSVSAYSQFSQYRFESLDTDDGLSNNSVNSILQDSRGYIWFGSYYGLNRYDGYEINTFYHKHDESNTISDNFITSLAEDDEGDIWIGTKFGLNRFHHDTEQISTFYVDTLQGKSITNNQIGALLMDDQNRLWIGTMGGGLNSYNKETNTFEAFQQNHSQYNYINYISALCNGSDDELWMGTYGNGLSLYNKDSEKFKHFSFENMQINSLLDDGLGFIWIATNNMGLYKFSKENHQFIKLNLNKGGNDNINIIMSLSLSQDGKILASIDGDCIYVIDQTNDQVTYNTELAKAFRGLDTKAVYTVYVDGNGLYWIGTIGKGIRLLNLDRNRFTYFTNEPNNPSSLSEDAVISLLQDNKDRIWIGTDGGGLNLFEINSGKFKRYTQLSSNLKSNVIKRLFEDIKGNIWLGTYGGGLALFNPSNGNFNSYNPIEPTKNEELYLSVWSIGQQEANQLWVGTLGNGLFNFDIQSKEFKPLKEIFPALGYVLNDYILSLKVDSKNNLWIGTSNGVYVWYYQTKQYKRWLFDEINNSGVGKNAILTINESRDGNMWLGTNGGGVIIIDPPNGTFNELGIKDGLAQEQVYDIKQDNNNRIWIATQGGISKYDIKTGRFQNFDNRDGLIGSAFNTLMITDSDLIFAGSVKGLNYFNPNITKENAYVPNVQLTNLLINNVPVKVGSANSPLTKNIADTKELVLNHKQNNFGIEFVAINYYSEKNTYSYLLENSSESWSENSTNRIAKYNNLKPGNYTFRVKAANNDGIWSHSETILHIKVLAPWWKRWYAFLAYFLTLGIIIYAYIRYSILWIDLKRKLQFESMESQRIKELNQMRLQFFTNISHEFRTPLTLIAGPLEALRKRLTLDNDDKELFVIMHKNTNLLLRLINQVMDFRKVETGSMELNVTTGDIISFIKDSAQAFSYMASEQKIDFKIKTDIENLVIQFDEDVIEKVIYNLLSNAFKYGKENGEVILSISVEKCDGKVDSNCLLIEVIDDGPGIQADNPDKVFEQYKQFNQGIHKHKPGTGIGLPLAKSLVKLHGGTLNVKSEKGIGTTFTASIPFLIDKREKESQNNQKHFEVPLAIVNPTPNSEPYKEVKHKYTLIIIDDNGEVINYLNSILRNHYNIIKAYDGEQAHKSILNRSVDLIITDVMMPKLNGIELCQLVKNDIQTSHIPVIMLSAKSSVENRIEGISIGADAYLPKPFNPDLLIAYIENLLHSREKLKELFTGNSIIVPSEVTSSGIDEKFVTKALEIVKANMADETFGVIELGNELNMSRSNLHRKLKALTGKSTSDFIRTIRLKEGAIKLISTDLQIAEIAYQVGFNSSSYFIKSFKKEFNMSPGQYKQMQYKWK